From Schizosaccharomyces pombe strain 972h- genome assembly, chromosome: II, the proteins below share one genomic window:
- the sec13 gene encoding GATOR2-SEACAT complex/COPII-coated vesicle component/nuclear pore outer ring WD repeat protein Sec13, with the protein MTTVDTQHDDMIHDAILDYYGKRLATCSSDQTIKVFSIENNQQTLLETLRGHSGPVWQLGWAHPKFGTILASASYDGHVIVWRETGGVWSELMDHTAHQASVNAVSWAPHEYGALLACASSDGKVSVLEFKDDGSCDTRIFTAHEPGCNAVCWSPPSLSGSVVGQSPAAGPKKLATAGCDNLVKIWAFDAGVNNWILEDTLAGHVDWTRDVAWAPSVGLTKTYLASASQDKNVFIWTKEGDGPWQKTPLTEEKFPDIAWRVSWSLSGNILAVSCGDNKVYLFKESQNKWQLLNELSN; encoded by the exons atgacGACCGTAGATACACAGCACGATGATATGATT CATGATGCGATTTTAGATTATTATGGAAAACGTTTAGCTACGTGCTCTTCTGATCAAACcattaaagttttttcaattgagaACAATCAACAAACACTGTTAGAAACCTTAAGAGGTCATTCAGGCCCCGTTTGGCAACTTGGCTGGGCCCATCCCAAGTTTGGTACTATCCTAGCCTCTGCTTCTTATGACGGACATGTTATTGTTTGGCGCGAAACTGGCGGTGTTTGGAGTGAGTTAATGGATCATACAGCTCACCAAGCATCTGTTAATGCTGTCTCCTGGGCCCCCCATGAGTATGGTGCTCTATTAGCTTGTGCAAGTTCAGACGGAAAAGTTTCTGTGTTAGAATTCAAAGATGATGGCTCTTGTGATACCCGTATCTTCACCGCTCATGAGCCTGGTTGTAACGCTGTCTGTTGGTCACCCCCCAGCCTGTCTGGCTCTGTTGTTGGTCAATCCCCCGCTGCGGGTCCCAAAAAACTAGCCACTGCCGGTTGTGATAATCTCGTGAAAATTTGGGCTTTTGATGCAGGTGTCAACAACTGGATCCTTGAAGACACGTTAGCTGGACATGTGGATTGGACCAGAGACGTTGCTTGGGCTCCCAGTGTGGGCCTCACCAAAACTTATTTAGCTTCCGCCTCTCAagataaaaatgtttttatttggaCTAAAGAAGGAGATGGTCCCTGGCAAAAAACCCCTCTTACCGAAGAAAAATTCCCTGACATCGCATGGCGTGTATCTTGGTCATTATCTGGCAATATATTGGCTGTTTCTTGCGGCGATAACAAGGtatatctttttaaagaatcaCAAAATAAATGGCAGCTTCTCAATGAACTGAGCAACTGA
- the rev1 gene encoding deoxycytidyl transferase Rev1, protein MAFNQRKRRRPVGIADFDEANDEAYESVGFHDYADYFSRKQRKLQNQNAALYKSIDEDSKSDLFHGLAIAINGYTKPSYTELRQMIVSNGGTFIQYVDGKTSISYLVCSFLTPSKARQWKHQKVVKPEWIVDCIKQKKILPWINYRTFQASSAQATLSFVASKPSQPEGNLEDIQTSSQEEEHDNEKDKTKESKAKGFLDDLSGLSASSLHNYQLLKNPNVRNSTTQNQDFLENFFSSSRLHHLSTWKADFKNEIQAMTTASEPVRPIMKDKSKKSRFLLHVDFDCFFASVSTRFSHELRLKPVAVAHGIKNSEIASCNYEARKFGIKNGMYVGTAKNLCPSLRVVDYDFGAYESVSREFYTILVNTLHDYIKVISIDEALLDITSSVSSFQDCFEIAESIRSQVREKTNCEVSVGIGPNVLLARLALRKAKPHNVYSLSIENVFDVLSPLSVQDLPGVGSSQAQKLFNLYGVRTIGQLQRIEKFNLQETFGVNYGLHLYNISRGIDTDIINNETPRRSISVDVNWGVRFVFQEDGIDFLKRLLHELLSRMGKCQVLLHQIQLRILKRADGAPFSPPKYLGAGEVTSFTKSSTFTSATNSFDLIWKKVTSMYKTINVDPGDVRGIGLQALKIIKDNSKIRKDYRSIQSITSRNKVSLKGASVDISSKDKEIISQKKQLSPKLIPSTPYDLPSSSQISSSALAQLPPSMQSDIQQQLRLQKRSITEYPSQLDPLFMVELPTPIRNEVNDNHEIAMNKRLSLKSHADNKIDERGKKKIRQENAFDKLLQISKKSKTINKPNVDYLTLKELPKDLQKQILKESNLQKSDLISEVKLEKPHIVTFQHVQSLEDLRGLLTKWYSKASKGPNIHDVNYFANYVCRVIREEKNLGKAQMMLKWLYQLNRKECNKPWEKAIDKIIETVQGECLQRNIPPLMIF, encoded by the coding sequence ATGGCTTTTAATCAAAGGAAGCGTCGACGCCCAGTAGGGATTGCAGACTTTGACGAAGCAAACGATGAGGCATACGAAAGTGTTGGGTTCCACGACTATGCAGATTATTTTTCCCGGAAACAAAGAAAgcttcaaaatcaaaatgcCGCTCTATACAAAAGTATTGATGAAGATTCTAAATCTGATCTCTTTCATGGACTTGCAATAGCGATTAATGGATATACAAAGCCGTCTTATACCGAATTACGGCAAATGATAGTTTCAAATGGAGGTACTTTTATACAATATGTTGATGGAAAAACAAGCATATCATATTTGGTGTGTTCATTTCTCACTCCTTCCAAAGCTCGCCAATGGAAGCATCAGAAAGTGGTTAAACCAGAATGGATAGTGGATTGCATCaaacagaagaaaattCTTCCGTGGATAAATTATCGTACCTTTCAAGCTTCATCGGCTCAAGCTACCCTTTCTTTTGTCGCCTCTAAACCTAGCCAACCCGAAGGTAACTTAGAAGATATTCAAACAAGCTCGCAGGAAGAAGAACatgataatgaaaaagataaaacaaaagagagTAAAGCAAAGGGATTTTTAGATGATTTGAGTGGATTATCAGCGTCTTCACTGCACAACTatcaattgttaaaaaatcccAATGTCCGAAATTCAACCACTCAAAATCAAGATTTTCTTGAGAATTTCTTTAGCTCCTCTCGTTTACATCACTTAAGTACTTGGAAAgctgattttaaaaatgaaatccAAGCAATGACTACTGCTTCTGAACCTGTTCGTCCAATTATGAAagataaatcaaaaaaatctcGTTTCCTTCTTCATGTTGATTTTGATTGCTTTTTTGCTTCCGTTTCAACACGCTTTTCTCATGAGCTACGACTGAAGCCCGTTGCTGTTGCTCAtggtataaaaaattccgAAATAGCTAGTTGTAATTATGAGGCTCGGAAGTTTGGCATAAAAAATGGTATGTACGTTGGAACAGCTAAAAACCTGTGTCCTTCATTACGGGTTGTTGATTATGATTTTGGAGCATACGAATCTGTTTCTAGAGAATTTTACACTATCCTTGTTAATACACTTCACGACTATATTAAGGTTATAAGTATAGACGAGGCTCTTCTAGATATAACTTCTAGTGTTTCATCTTTTCAAGATTGCTTTGAGATTGCCGAGTCTATCCGCTCGCAGGTTCGCGAGAAAACCAATTGCGAAGTTAGCGTTGGTATTGGCCCAAATGTTCTCTTAGCAAGACTTGCACTTAGGAAGGCGAAGCCTCACAACGTTTATTCTTTGTCAatagaaaatgtttttgatGTATTGAGTCCTTTGTCTGTTCAAGATTTACCAGGGGTGGGCTCTTCACAAGCGCagaaactttttaatttgtacGGTGTGCGTACTATTGGGCAGCTGcaaagaattgaaaaattcaatctTCAAGAGACTTTTGGGGTAAATTACGGTCTGCATTTATACAATATTTCCAGAGGAATTGATACCGATATAATCAATAATGAAACCCCACGGAGGTCCATATCCGTAGATGTTAATTGGGGTGTTCGTTTCGTTTTTCAAGAGGATGGGATAGATTTCTTAAAACGGTTGCTTCATGAGTTGCTTTCCAGAATGGGTAAATGCCAAGTGCTTTTGCATCAAATTCAGCTTcggattttgaaaagggCTGATGGAGCCCCTTTCAGTCCACCAAAGTACCTTGGAGCTGGGGAAGTCACTTCATTTACAAAATCTTCAACTTTTACTTCTGCTACTAATTCGTTTGACTTAATATGGAAGAAGGTGACCTCAATgtataaaacaattaatgTCGATCCAGGAGATGTACGTGGTATAGGATTACAAGCTctcaaaattattaaagacAACTCtaaaattagaaaagatTACCGCTCTATACAGAGCATAACTTCTCGAAATAAAGTGTCGCTAAAAGGTGCATCTGTTGACATATCAAGTaaagataaagaaataattagTCAAAAGAAGCAGCTGTCTCCAAAACTTATTCCATCAACACCGTATGATCTGCCGTCATCTTCTCAAATCAGTTCCAGTGCTCTAGCTCAATTACCACCTTCGATGCAGTCTGATATACAGCAGCAATTGAGGTTGCAAAAGCGAAGTATTACGGAATATCCAAGCCAGTTAGATCCTTTGTTTATGGTTGAATTACCTACTCCTATAAGAAATGAAGTAAACGATAATCATGAGATTGCCATGAACAAACGTTTGTCATTAAAATCTCACGCGgataataaaatagatGAACgaggaaagaaaaaaataaggcAAGAAAATGCATTTGATAaacttttacaaatttctAAGAAgtcaaaaacaattaacAAGCCTAACGTTGATTATTTAACACTAAAGGAACTTCCAAAAGACTTACAGAAGCAAATCCTAAAAGAGAgcaatttacaaaaatcgGACCTCATTTCTGAAGTAAAGCTAGAGAAACCTCATATTGTCACATTTCAACACGTACAATCGCTAGAGGATTTACGAGGGTTGTTAACAAAATGGTACAGTAAAGCGTCTAAAGGACCTAATATTCATGATGTGAattattttgcaaattacGTGTGTAGAGTTATacgagaagaaaaaaacctAGGAAAGGCACAGATGATGCTAAAGTGGCTGTATCAACTTAATAGAAAGGAATGTAATAAGCCTTGGGAAAAAGCCATCgacaaaataattgaaactGTTCAAGGAGAATGTTTGCAGAGAAACATACCTccattaatgattttttaa
- the ani1 gene encoding FKBP-type peptidyl-prolyl cis-trans isomerase — translation MSLPIAVYSLSVKGKDVPAVEESTDASIHLTMASIDAGEKSNKPTTLLVKVRPRIPVEDEDDEELDEQMQELLEESQREFVLCTLKPGSLYQQPLNLTITPGDEVFFSASGDATIHLSGNFLVDEEDEEEEESDEDYDLSPTEEDLVETVSGDEESEEESESEDNSASEEDELDSAPAKKAQVKKKRTKDESEQEEAASPKKNNTKKQKVEGTPVKEKKVAFAEKLEQGPTGPAAKKEKQQASSNAPSSPKTRTLKGGVVVTDVKTGSGASATNGKKVEMRYIGKLENGKVFDKNTKGKPFAFILGRGEVIRGWDVGVAGMQEGGERKITIPAPMAYGNQSIPGIPKNSTLVFEVKLVRVH, via the coding sequence ATGTCTCTTCCAATTGCTGTTTATAGTCTTTCGGTAAAGGGAAAAGATGTTCCCGCTGTGGAGGAATCTACAGATGCATCTATTCATTTGACTATGGCATCCATTGATGCCGGCGAAAAGTCTAATAAACCAACTACTTTATTGGTGAAGGTTCGTCCCCGTATCCCCgttgaagatgaagatgacGAAGAACTTGACGAACAAATGCAAGAGCTTCTGGAAGAAAGCCAGCgtgaatttgttttatgtACTTTGAAGCCTGGTTCCTTATACCAACAGCCTTTAAATTTGACCATTACTCCTGGCGACGAAGTCTTCTTCAGTGCATCTGGCGATGCAACCATCCACTTGTCTGGTAACTTTTTGGTTGACGAAGAAGAtgaggaagaggaagaatCTGACGAGGATTACGATTTGTCTCCTACTGAGGAGGATCTTGTCGAGACTGTCAGCGGTGATGAGGAAAGTGAAGAGGAATCTGAGTCGGAAGATAATTCAGCATCTGAGGAGGATGAATTGGATTCAGCTCCTGCTAAAAAGGCACaggttaaaaaaaaacgtaCTAAGGATGAATCCGAGCAAGAAGAGGCTGCTTCTCCTAAGAAAAACAATACCAAGAAGCAAAAGGTTGAGGGTACCCCTGTTAAGGAAAAGAAGGTTGCATTTGCCGAAAAACTTGAACAAGGACCTACTGGTCCCGCTGctaagaaagaaaagcaacAAGCTTCTTCTAATGCACCTTCTAGTCCCAAGACTCGTACTTTAAAAGGAGGCGTGGTTGTAACTGATGTTAAAACTGGGAGCGGTGCGTCTGCTACCAATGggaaaaaagttgaaatgAGATATATTGGGAAGCTCGAAAATGGAAAGGTTTTTGACAAAAACACTAAAGGTAAACCCTTTGCTTTTATCCTTGGTCGTGGTGAGGTTATTCGCGGGTGGGACGTCGGCGTTGCTGGAATGCAAGAAGGCGGTGAGCGTAAGATTACAATTCCTGCTCCCATGGCTTACGGCAACCAGAGCATTCCAGGAATTCCCAAGAATTCTACCTTAGTTTTTGAAGTCAAGCTTGTTCGCGTTCACTAA